TTCAAGGGTATGCTCAGTAGtatcgattgtatgcattgggaaTGGAAGAATTGTCCGGTCGCTTATAAAGGACAATACACTAGGGGTGATCACAAGAAACCGACGATTATGCTTGAAGCAATGGCTTCATATGACTTGTGGATTTGGCATGCCTTTTTCGGGATGGCAGGTTCTAACAATGATATCAATGTTTTGAATCAGTCACCGGTTTTGATGCACTAAAGAAGGGAACAGCTCCATCTGCACCATTTGAGGTTAATGGTCATCAATACACCAAAGGTTATTACCTTGCCGATGATATATATCCTGATTGGGCGACACTGATCAAAGGAATGTCGTGCCCCACAGATGAACCAAGGATTAAGTTCACAAGATTTCAAGCAAGTGCACGAAAGGACATAGAGAGGGCTTTTGGTGTTCTTCAAGGGTGATTTCATATTTTAAGTCAACCTTCACGGAATTTGAAAGTAAACAAGATGCGAAGAGTAATGGAATGTTGTCTCATTTTACATAATATGATTTTAGAAGACAATGATTTTGCGTTATGTAAATGGGAAGAAAGGTTTATAACCGAGGAAAGAGCAAATCGAGCCAAACGAGTTAGGAATAGATGACGTGATCAAGACGTTGTCACAAGAGAAATAAGGGATAGGGCGGTGAACGACCAGCTGACTGAAGATTTAATCGAGCATATTTGGAATCTTCCAACGGCATTTCGACCAACGaattagtatttatttatttatgtaatctttaagattattattattttatattgtatttttttattaattattttatttaattatttgtattttgtttttattattaataaatatcttaTTTTCAAATATTAAATAATgtgttaaattatatataaaaaatgcaaaaa
The window above is part of the Rutidosis leptorrhynchoides isolate AG116_Rl617_1_P2 chromosome 1, CSIRO_AGI_Rlap_v1, whole genome shotgun sequence genome. Proteins encoded here:
- the LOC139846299 gene encoding uncharacterized protein, producing MRSPTATDVARLYSAHEEKHGFKGMLSSIDCMHWEWKNCPVAYKGQYTRGDHKKPTIMLEAMASYDLWIWHAFFGMAVTGFDALKKGTAPSAPFEVNGHQYTKGYYLADDIYPDWATLIKGMSCPTDEPRIKFTRFQASARKDIERAFGVLQG